A genomic stretch from Actinomycetota bacterium includes:
- a CDS encoding DegV family protein: MSVAIVADSSSDIPKELAEKYNISIVPLYILFGNDTYKDEPNIISHKKFYDMIRESTVMPTTSQPTPGDFLEKYKELLKNHDSIINILISKKMSGTVASAELAKKELPDADITVIDSEMVHMPAGFLALKAAELALMGKSKEEILKAVDEYKKKITVLFIPSTLEYLKRGGRIGRSKALLASLLEIKPILTLNLGEVSPFKNTRRWSQAKIELLSTMENMVKNPSSLHVFVGDSDMKEEGDEMAERVKERFKIQEVIRGDIGCIVGSHIGPGTVNVTFYED; this comes from the coding sequence ATGTCAGTTGCAATAGTTGCAGATAGTTCTTCAGACATTCCAAAAGAATTAGCGGAAAAATATAATATTTCAATAGTGCCTTTATATATTTTATTTGGAAATGACACCTATAAAGATGAACCAAATATAATAAGTCATAAGAAATTCTATGATATGATAAGGGAAAGCACTGTAATGCCTACCACTTCCCAGCCGACTCCCGGAGATTTTCTTGAAAAATATAAAGAACTTCTCAAAAATCACGACAGTATTATAAATATACTCATTTCAAAAAAGATGTCGGGAACCGTTGCCTCAGCGGAACTTGCAAAGAAAGAGCTGCCTGATGCCGACATAACAGTAATAGACTCCGAAATGGTTCACATGCCTGCAGGTTTCCTGGCTCTCAAAGCGGCCGAACTTGCTTTAATGGGAAAATCAAAAGAAGAGATATTAAAAGCCGTGGATGAATACAAAAAGAAAATAACGGTTCTTTTTATCCCCAGCACGCTTGAATATTTGAAAAGAGGGGGCAGAATAGGAAGATCAAAAGCCCTTCTTGCATCCCTTCTTGAGATAAAACCCATACTTACACTTAACCTTGGCGAGGTATCTCCATTTAAAAATACCAGAAGATGGTCCCAGGCAAAGATTGAGCTTCTTTCCACAATGGAAAATATGGTTAAAAATCCTTCATCCCTGCATGTTTTTGTTGGAGACTCGGATATGAAAGAGGAGGGAGATGAAATGGCTGAAAGAGTAAAGGAGAGATTCAAAATACAGGAAGTTATCCGTGGGGATATAGGTTGCATAGTTGGCTCTCA